A stretch of DNA from Aliidongia dinghuensis:
TTCCCGCTTGGTCGCGCAGGCTGGCGAAGGAGCGCGGCGACCTGCTTCGGCGGTGGTTCGAGCTCGTCAGGGACGACAAGCGGCTGTTCGCCGAGATTGTCGTCAAGGAAAACGGGAAGTGTGTCGCCGAGGCCTTGGGCGAGATCGACTACGGGCTTGGCTTTGCGGAGTGGTATGCCGAGGAGGCGAAACGCGTGTACGGCGACACCATTCCGACGCATGCGGCGAACGCCGCCGTCATCGTGACCAAGGAACCTGTCGGTCCGACCGCGGCGATCACGCAGTGGAACTTCCCCTTCATGATGATCATGCGGAAGGTCTCGATGGCGCTTGCCGCCGGGTGCACGATGATCATCAAGCCGTCCGAGTTGACGCCACTCACCGCCTACAAGCTTCTGGAATACGCCCGCAAGGCCGGGATTCCCGAGGGCGTACTCGAGATGGCGACCGGTACGCCAAAGGAGATCGGCGAACTGTTCACCAGCGACGACCGCATCCGCAAAATCACCTTCACCGGGTCGACCGCTGTCGGGAAGCTGCTTGCGGAATCGTGCGGCCGCGAGCTCAAGAAGATGACGCTGGAACTCGGCGGAAACGCGCCGTTCATCGTGTTCGACGATGCCCACTTCGAGGATGCCGTCGCCGGCGTCGTCGCTGCCAAGCTCCGGAACTCCGGCCAGGTCTGCATCTCTCCGAACCGCATTTTCGTGCACGATGCGATCTACGACCGCTTCGTGTCCGCCGTCGCCGAACGGGTGGCGAAAATCCGAGTCGACCAGGGACTTCAGGACGAGTTCGTTGTGGGTCCGCTGATCAACGAGCCCAGCCTCGAGAAGGTCGTCCGGCTCGTCGAGGAGGCGAAGGAGCGTGGCGCGCAGGTCGTCCTCGGCGGGAAGGTCCACGCAAAAGGCGGGCTGTTCTATGAGCCAACCATCCTGACCGGGCTCGACGACGGCATGAAGGTGGCTCAGACCGAGATCTTCGGCCCTGTCTTCCCGATCTACCGCTTCCATACCGAGGAGGAGGTGGTGAAGCGAGCGAACAACACCGAGTACGGTCTGGTCGCCTACGCCTACACCCG
This window harbors:
- a CDS encoding NAD-dependent succinate-semialdehyde dehydrogenase; the encoded protein is MMITILNPADGSIVGEAPDMNGDEVKAAIDRTCGAFPAWSRRLAKERGDLLRRWFELVRDDKRLFAEIVVKENGKCVAEALGEIDYGLGFAEWYAEEAKRVYGDTIPTHAANAAVIVTKEPVGPTAAITQWNFPFMMIMRKVSMALAAGCTMIIKPSELTPLTAYKLLEYARKAGIPEGVLEMATGTPKEIGELFTSDDRIRKITFTGSTAVGKLLAESCGRELKKMTLELGGNAPFIVFDDAHFEDAVAGVVAAKLRNSGQVCISPNRIFVHDAIYDRFVSAVAERVAKIRVDQGLQDEFVVGPLINEPSLEKVVRLVEEAKERGAQVVLGGKVHAKGGLFYEPTILTGLDDGMKVAQTEIFGPVFPIYRFHTEEEVVKRANNTEYGLVAYAYTRDVGRAFRLSRDIEAGMVILNSGSVGTASVPFGGVKHSGYGREGSYYGIEEYVHVKYVLMSGPDR